The genomic window NNNNNNNNNNNNNNNNNNNNNNNNNNNNNNNNNNNNNNNNNNNNNNNNNNNNNNNNNNNNNNNNNNNNNNNNNNNNNNNNNNNNNNNNNNNNNNNNNNNNNNNNNNNNNNNNNNNNNNNNNNNNNNNNNNNNNNNNNNNNNNNNNNNNNNNNNNNNNNNNNNNNNNNNNNNNNNNNNNNNNNNNNNNNNNNNNNNNNNNNNNNNNNNNNNNNNNNNNNNNNNNNNNNNNNNNNNNNNNNNNNNNNNNNNNNNNNNNNNNNNNNNNNNNNNNNNNNNNNNNNNNNNNNNNNNNNNNNNNNNNNNNNNNNNNNNNNNNNNNNNNNNNNNNNNNNNNNNNNNNNNNNNNNNNNNNNNNNNNNNNNNNNNNNNNNNNNNNNNNNNNNNNNNNNNNNNNNNNNNNNNNNNNNNNNNNNNNNNNNNNNNNNNNNNNNNNNNNNNNNNNNNNNNNNNNNNNNNNNNNNNNNNNNNNNNNNNNNNNNNNNNNNNNNNNNNNNNNNNNNNNNNNNNNNNNNNNNNNNNNNNNNNNNNNNNNNNNNNNNNNNNNNNNNNNNNNNNNNNNNNNNNNNNNNNNNNNNNNNNNNNNNNNNNNNNNNNNNNNNNNNNNNNNNNNNNNNNNNNNNNNNNNNNNNNNNNNNNNNNNNNNNNNNNNNNNNNNNNNNNNNNNNNNNNNNNNNNNNNNNNNNNNNNNNNNNNNNNNNNNNNNNNNNNNNNNNNNNNNNNNNNNNNNNNNNNNNNNNNNNNNNNNNNNNNNNNNNNNNNNNNNNNNNNNNNNNNNNNNNNNNNNNNNNNNNNNNNNNNNNNNNNNNNNNNNNNNNNNNNNNNNNNNNNNNNNNNNNNNNNNNNNNNNNAACTCTGTAGTAAGTATATAAGTACATGCCaagaaaagaaaattcaaaaaatcagagAACAATAATAATTTATGTATAAAATATTAACCAGTGTTATACTATTTGCTATTCTGCTATGTAGGGTACAGATGCCATTGAAGGCATAATGTTAGATTTGTCACAAATCGAAGAAATGCAGTTGAATGCTGATGCTTTTAAAAGGATGAATAATTTAAGATTTCTTAAATTATATAAGCCCTCAGATCAATATGCTGGCAACACTAGTCTTCCTGAAGACCTTGAATCATTTTCTCACAAACTAGTTTACCTTGAGTGGTATGGATACCCTTTGGACTCTCTTCCACTAAACTTTTTTGCTAAGTTCCTTCTTAAGATTCGCATGTCGCACGGCAATGCCAAACAACTATGGCAGGGGATTCAGGTACATATATAGATATACATAATACATACAATATTATTTGCATACTGAATTTAGTGTCCATTAAGATATCTTTTCATTTAGTGACAGAAAAAATAATTGAATGAGGAAAAAACTTGAGCATAAGATTTCATGTTTCTAAAACATATTTACATTATATTTGGATAATAttttcaagacaaaaataaaaaaataagacatATAGAAATTTGTTAACTGGAGAGATAAAGAATTAAtacaaaattttgttatcttgtagtataaaaaattaaaaatattagtgGTCcgtcagaatttattatttttgtcattAGTTGTAATTAATGTTTAAAAGTatggaataaattaaaatatattgttagactactaaataaaaaaaattaagttaataattaagtgataactaaaaaatatattttgatgCCCCCTAATCGACAAGCACCAACTTCATGTTCTATTTGATGGCTTACGTTCTCTACAGATATTGCATCTCAAGGAATGTAGTAATCTCACTGAATTCCCTGACAACATTGGCATCTTGTCAAAATTACAGGAACTAATACTTGATGGAATGATACGCCTAACAAGGAACTCAAGGAATCTAGCCAGCAAACTCAAAACAACAGCAGCCCAATtgaggaattagaagagaatgTTGAAGTAGCAGATGGTCTAGCCATTGAAAAAGGCCCAACAagtaagagagaaagaagagccTCATCATGGATGGAGGATTACCATATGAACTAATAAAGAGAGAGCATGATAGTCAATCCATATAGGCAGTTAGTTAGGATCTCAGAAGAATAAAAGGTAAGGGATAAGGAGAGAGAGAGGGCATAGAGAATTACCAAAGTGTGTAATGGAGTCATTCTCCCAAGACTCGAAGCTGGGGGTAGCGTCATTGTAATTACTGGTGGTTGTTGAATTTTGCTTAATTCCTATTTTTCATTCACCTTTCACCCCGTTCATGTGCATTTTCATATTTTGCATTCATTGAGTCTAACAAATTGGTGCTTTCGTTGAGAGGATTCGGAAATGGAATCAGGAACTCCACTGTCCCGTTTGGAGGATGCTTACCAACAACATCGGTCCGAGATCGCAGCGCTTCAGAGAGGGCAAATCGAAACCATCGCTCAGGTCGTGGAAACCCAAAGCCGACTTGGATCTGTGGAAACGTCGGTTAAGAGCATTGAGAAGATGCTCAAGGAAAGCTTGAAGCTCAAGCAAGCGATACCGGAACATGGAGAGAGTTTCGATTCCGCAGGTTCTATGGGGAATCTCCATCTGTCGCAATGGCCGAAGGGAGTTCGGGCCGAGCTACCAATTTTTAACGGCGAGGGAGTGGAGGAATGGACCTTCCGAGCCAGGGAGTATTTCGAGCTTTGTACGGTACCAGAGGCGTGGAGAGTGCGGCTCTTGTCCTTCCACCTCACCGGCCCAGCATATACATGGTATCGATGGTGCGTAAATAATGGCATCATGTATACTTGGGAGGGATTCTTGGAGGCGCTAAGCACTAGATTCGGCTGCAATATTTTTCATGACCCAAAGGCAGCGTTGAAAGATCTTCAACAACATTCCACGGTCACAGAGTACCATTCCCAATTCGAAGATCTGTCCAACCAAGTCACGGGACTGACGGAGGATTGGCTAGTGTCACTCTTTACGGCTAGGTTGAACGATGCACTCAAGTGCGAGCTCATGCTTGCGAAGCCTAAGACATATGTGGAAGCGGTCGCCCTTGCCAAACTGCATGAGCAGAAGCATAGTGCAAATTCTCTCAATCTGCGACCACACAGCCACCGTGCTGCCGGAGGTACTCCTACCACTCTCAGCCCTGTTCGGCCACCATTGCTACGACCACCCTCATCATCCGCATCATTGAAGTCCCCAGTACTTGAAAAGGGACCCCCTGGCTCACAAAGCGGGAGCAATACTCCTCATCGTCGACTCACAGCTGCCGAGATTAAACAGCGGCGCGAGAAGGGACTTTGTTATTATTGTGATGAAAAGTATTCGGTGGGACATAAGTGTAAATCATCCTTTCTACTGCTGGTGGGAGGTGAAGAAATGGATGAGTTACTTCATGGGTGGCAGACCGAAATGACTAATCCAGAGGGAGACTCGGCCAGCTTGGGAACACCCAGTCCGGAGAAAGGCGTGGTGGAGATAAGCTTCAATGCCATGGTGGCAGTGTACCACCCAGAAACTATCAGAATCGCTGAAACCTGTGAAAGGAACCCAGTAATGGTATTAGTGGATGGGGGAAGCACCCATAATTTCATGAAATCAGCGACAGCAAGGAAAGTGGGCTTACCAATCACTCAAGTACCGTAGTTGAATGTATATGTTGGTAGTGGCGAGTGTTTTGGTTGTGTTTCCAAATGCAATCAGGTGCCACTGCATATGCAAGGATTTGGATTCCGGTTAGAAACCTTCATTCTTGATATCAAGGGAGCCGATATTGTTTTGGGTGCACAATGGTTAATGCAATTAGGTGATGTAACAATGAATTACTTGAATTTAACAATAGAATTCGTGGTAGGGGGACATACTGTAAAGCTGCAAGGTGAGCGGTTGTTCCAGCCAGGGGCAATCGGAGGTAGAACTCTTAACAAGATGGTCACTGCAGATGTCATCGCTTCCTTCCTTCATTTAAGAGTACTGGAACTGAATGAACTTGAAGCCACACCAGAACAGCAAGATCAACAAGTGCAGCAAGTATTGGAAGAGTACCAAGAGGTGTTCCAAGAACGCACCGAATTACCTCCACCTAGAGAAATTGAGCACCAAATTCACCTCCAACAAGGAGCAGACCCGGTCAATGTACGCCCCTATCGTTACCCACACTATCAGAAGGAAGAGATTGAGAAATTGGTGGAGGAAATGCTACAAGCAGGGGTTATTAGAGAAAGTCACAGTGCTTTCTCCAGTCCAGTATTACTTGTACGCAAGAAGGATGGGAGCTGGCGTTTTTGCATGGACTACCGCGCATTAAATGCAATTACCATTAGGGATAAGTTTCCGATCCCAAATATTGATGAGATCCTTGATGAATTAGGTGGTGCCAAGTACTTTTCCAAGATTGACCTCCGTTCTGGCTACCATCAAATTATAATGTGTGAAAGTGACATTCCGAAAACAGCCTTTCGGACACACTTGGGACATTATGAGTTCATTGTTATGCCCTTTGGGTTAACCAATGCCCCTCTACATTCCAGGCTATTATGAACAAACTGTTTCATCCTTATATTTGGAAATTTGTAGCGGTTTTCTTCGACGACATTCTCGTTTATAGCCGGTCCAAGGAAGAACACCTGTGCCACTTGCACACTGCCCTGTCAGTGCTGCAACAGAACCAATTTGTTGCCAAACTTTCGAAATGTGTCTTCTGTCAAACCCAAGTAGAATATCTTGGTCATGTGGTCAGCGGTGCCGGGTGCAAGTAGATGCTTCCAAGATAGCCGCCATAGTTGAATGGCCAAAACCAACCAGCTTGAAACAACTACGGGGTTTTCTCGGTCTCACTGGGTACTATCGACGCTTTGTAGCTCAGTATGCGCATCTTGCTGCCCCATTGACGGACCTGCTCAAGCAAAACAGCTTTCACTGGAATCATCTAGCTGACTTAGCCTTTGAGAGGCTTAAGGCTGCTCTTACTCACACCCCAGTACTTgccctctgatgagcggataatttatacgctttttggcattatttttacatagtttttagtatggtttagttagtttttagtatatttttattagtttttaattaaaaatcacatttctagactttactaggagtttgtgtgtttttctatgattttaggtattttctggctgaaattgagggacttgagcaaaaatctgattcagaggctaaagaaggactgcagatgttgttggattctgacctccctgcactcgaaatagattttctggagctacaaaaatccaaatggcgtgctctcaattgcgttggaaagtagacatccagggatttccagcaatatataatagtccatactttgcttgagtttagatgacgcaaactggcgttcaacgccagctttctgccctattctggcgttaaacgccagaaacaagttgcaaagcagagttaaacgccagaaacatgttacaaactggcgttcaactccaaggaagacctctacacgtgaaagcttcaatgctcagcctaaccacacaccaagtgggccccggaagtggatttctgcatcatttacttatctttgtaaaccctagtaactagtttagtataaataggactttttactattgtatttacatctttgatcagttttacgctatcttagacctttatgggggatggccactcggccatgtctaccccattatcacttatgtattttcaacggtggagtttctacaccccatagattaaggtgtggagctctgctgttcctcatgaattaatacaaagtactattgtttttctattcaactcaagcctatttcttctctaagatattcattcgcacacaagaacatgatgaatgtgatgattatgtgacgctcaccaccattctcacttatgaacgcgtgcctgacaaacacttccgttctacataaaaacaagcttgaatgcatatctcttagcctcctgatcgtgagatcagagtcttcgtggtataagctagaattattggcggtcattcttgagatccgaaaattctaaaccttgtctgtggtatttcgagtaggatctgggaagggatgactgtgacgagcttcaaactcgcgagtgctgggcatagtgacaaacgcaaaaggattactgaatcctattccagtatgattgagaaccgacagatgattagccatgcggtgacagcgcatttggaccattttcactgagaggacgggatgtagccattgacaacggtgatgcccaacctacagcttgtcatggaaaggagtatgaagattggatgaaggcagtaggaaagcagagatccagaaggaactaagcatctccatacgcttatctgaaattctcaccaatgaattacataagtatctctatctttattttacattttatttatcttttaattattaaaactctataaccttgaatccgcctgactgagatttacaaggtgaccatagcttgcttcaagctgacaatctccgtgggatcgaccccttactcacgtaaggtttattacttggacgacccagtgcacttgctggttagttgtgcgaagttgtgacaaagaactaagattatgaacgtgcgtattaagtttttagcgccattaccaaggaatgaacaatcacgatttcgtgcaccaagtttttggcgccgttgccggggattgtttgagtttggacaactaacggttcatcttgttgctcagattaggtaattttattttaattttaagtttttttgtttttctttttattattttattttcgaaaaaaaattttcaaaaaaaattttaaaaaaataaatcattttattcttcagaaattttaagaatgaattctaaagtttcttcatgatttgttgaagcctggctggctgtcaagccatgtctaaatttttggactgaggcttccacctATCATGGCAAGAGCCCTTGTACTCTCATCTAATCAGCTGTTATATGCttgatttgtatctgctgaagcttggctagccattggccatgtctagtgttttggactggagctttcactgaaagcttggctggctagtaagccatgtctaattcctggaccggagttttagactaacattgcatgattcctggaattctcattaaaaattttgaaatccttaattttctttttccaattaatttttgaaaaatccaaaaaaatttaatacaatcataaaaacaaaaaatttgatgtttcttgtttaagtcttgtgtcaatttttaagtttggtgtcaattgcatcttgttaatttcattaaaattttcgaaaactcatgcatgatgttcttcataatcttcaagttgttcttgatgatttgctttgtttgatctttgcatttttatgttttgtgtcttttcttgtttctcataggcattttcaatttgttagtatctaaagtttgaaaatttctaagtttggtgtcttgcatgtttttcttttcttaaaaattttcaaaaataagttcttggtattcatcttgacattcaaagtgttcttgcatgcattgtgtgatttgattcataattttcatgttttgagtcttttcattgtttttctctttcatcattaaaaattcaaaaataaaaaaaatatctttccctttttcttctcataaaattcgaaaatttgagttgactttttcaaaaaattttaaaatctagttgtttcttataagtcaaatcaaattttcaatttaaaaattctatctttttcaaatatttttcaaaaatcaaatctttttcattttttctttcataatttcgaaattttcaaaatttattttcaaaatctttttcttatttttatttcatattttcgaaattaatgctaacaattaatgtgattgattcaaaaattttaaagtttgttacttgcctattaagaaaggttcaatctttaaattttagaatcatatcttttagtttcttgttagtcaagtaatcaactttaattttcaaaatcaaatctttttaattttcttttcaaatttgattttcaaatctttttcaattaactacttgactttttgtttgattttaaaagttttatgtttcaatcatacctttttcaaaactacctaactaattctctctctaattttcaaaaatcactaaccactttttcaaaattcctttttaattaactatttgttttaaattttaatttaatttaatttcatttttcttcttaaaattttcgaattttaacttttatgttaaattaaaaacaaaaatatttttattttatttaatttttgaattcttccatctccttctaattatttatttatctactaatacTTCTCTTCTACTAAAAAATTCGAACTCACTCTTCTCTATGTGTTCAAATTTCTCTTCttatattcttttcttcttctactcacataaaggaatctctatactgtgacatagaggattcttattcttttctgttctcttctttttcacatgatcaggagcaaggataagaacattcttgttgaaactgatccagaacctgaaaggactctgaagaggaagctaagagaagctaaaacacaacactctgaagaggactttactgaatttttcgaaaaagaaggtgacatggccgaacccaacaacaatgcaaggaagatgcttggtgacttcactgcaccaagttccaacttacatggaagaagcatctcaatccctgccattggagcaaacaattttcagctaaagcctcaattagtttctctgatgtaacagaattgcaagtttcatggacttccatcagaagatcctttttagttcttaactgaattcttgcagatctgtgatactattaagaccaatggggttgatcccgaggtctacaggctcatgctttttctgtttgctataagagacagagctagaatatggttggactctcaacctaaagatagcctgaactcttgggataagctggtcacagatttcttagccaagttctttcatcctcaaaagcttagcaaacttagagtggatgttcaaaccttcaaatagaaagaaggtgaattcctctatgaagcttgggagagatacaagcaactgaccaaaaagtgtccttctgacatgcttttagaatggaccatcctggatatattctatgatggtctgtctgaattatcaaagatgtcattggactattctgcaggtggattcattcacctaaagaaaatgcctacagaagctcaggaactcattgacatggttgcaaataactagttcatgtacacttctgaaaggaattctgtgagtaatgggacgcctcagaggaagggagttcttgaaattgatactctgaatgccatattagctcagaataaaatattgactcagcaagtcaatatgatttctcagagtctgaatggtttgcaagctgcatccaacagtacatcttctgaagaagaagcttatgatcttgagaaccctgcaatgacagaggtgaattacatgggtgaagcctatggaaacacctataatctctcatggagaaatcatccaaatttctcatggaaggatcaacaaaagcctcaacaaggctttaataatggtggaagaaacaggtttagcaatagcaagccttttccatcatcctctcagcaacagacagagaattctgaacagaatccatctagcttagcaaacatagtctttgatctatctaaggccactctaagtttcatgaatgaaacaaggtcctccatcagaaatttggagggacaagtgggccagctgagtaaaaaagtCACTgcaactcctcctagtactctcccaagcaatacagaagaaaatccaaaaagagagtgcaaggtcataaccttacttggtgtggccgaacccagagaggaggaggagga from Arachis ipaensis cultivar K30076 chromosome B09, Araip1.1, whole genome shotgun sequence includes these protein-coding regions:
- the LOC107614929 gene encoding uncharacterized protein LOC107614929; translation: MESGTPLSRLEDAYQQHRSEIAALQRGQIETIAQVVETQSRLGSVETSVKSIEKMLKESLKLKQAIPEHGESFDSAGSMGNLHLSQWPKGVRAELPIFNGEGVEEWTFRAREYFELCTVPEAWRVRLLSFHLTGPAYTWYRWCVNNGIMYTWEGFLEALSTRFGCNIFHDPKAALKDLQQHSTVTEYHSQFEDLSNQVTGLTEDWLVSLFTARLNDALKCELMLAKPKTYVEAVALAKLHEQKHSANSLNLRPHSHRAAGGTPTTLSPVRPPLLRPPSSSASLKSPVLEKGPPGSQSGSNTPHRRLTAAEIKQRREKGLCYYCDEKYSVGHKCKSSFLLLVGGEEMDELLHGWQTEMTNPEGDSASLGTPSPEKGVVEISFNAMVAVYHPETIRIAETCERNPVMVPLHMQGFGFRLETFILDIKGADIVLGAQWLMQLGDVTMNYLNLTIEFVVGGHTVKLQGERLFQPGAIGGRTLNKMVTADVIASFLHLRVLELNELEATPEQQDQQVQQVLEEYQEVFQERTELPPPREIEHQIHLQQGADPVNVRPYRYPHYQKEEIEKLVEEMLQAGVIRESHSAFSSPVLLVRKKDGSWRFCMDYRALNAITIRDKFPIPNIDEILDELGGAKYFSKIDLRSGYHQIIMCESDIPKTAFRTHLGHYEFIPVQGRTPVPLAHCPVSAATEPICCQTFEMCLLSNPSRISWSCGQRCRVQVDASKIAAIVEWPKPTSLKQLRGFLGLTGYYRRFVAQYAHLAAPLTDLLKQNSFHWNHLADLAFERLKAALTHTPVLAL